In a genomic window of Helianthus annuus cultivar XRQ/B chromosome 10, HanXRQr2.0-SUNRISE, whole genome shotgun sequence:
- the LOC110885342 gene encoding 60S acidic ribosomal protein P3, whose product MGVFTFVCKSSGGAWTAKQLNGDLEGSGDSTYALQRKLVNAALSTDSSGGVQSSFSYVLPDSAVFQVIIGGGGGGASFGGGAAAASAPSGGAAAAEAPAAEEKKEEKEESDDDMGFSLFD is encoded by the exons ATGGGAGTTTTCACCTTCGTATGCAAATCCTCCGGCGGCGCCTGGACCGCTAAGCAGCTTAACGGTGACCTCGAAGGCTCCGGTGATTCCACTTATGCTTTGCAGAGGAAGCTTGTTAACGCCGCTCTTTCGACCGATTCTTCCGGTGGTGTTCAGTCGTCGTTCAGCTATGTTCTTCCTGATTCAGCTGTTTTTCAG GTGATTAttggcggaggtggtggtggagcTTCCTTTGGGGGTGGAGCTGCTGCAGCATCTGCACCATCAGGCGGGGCAGCGGCTGCTGAGGCACCAGCAGctgaggagaagaaggaagaGAAGGAGGAGAGTGATGATGACATGGGTTTCTCCCTCTTTGATTAA